TTGATAATCTGTTGCTAAATAGGTGAATTTTGTGAATGCAATTTACTTCATTGTTTAAGTTATTTAATTTTTTGGTACTATTGGATGGTTGCTTTTGGGGTCTGCGAAAAGGGAAGTGAATTGGAATCTCAATCTTGGATGGTTGAGTATTCTTTAGATTGCTTACCCAGTTTGGTTAGAAGAAACTGAAaatgaatatttttaattatcaagaTTATTTTTTCTTCTGCATCTAAAGTTAGACGTTAATGAATCTTAGTTATTGATTGCTGAGAAAGTGTAGGACAAGGAATGGagtgaaaattttaatttccaaGCACCATTTGGTTACTTAAGTAATTGTTCggatgtttcttttcttttctttttgtcagCTTTCTCAGTAGCCAATTGGATGGTTATATTTGTTATTATTTGATGGAAAAGGTAATTATATTGCTTAAGTAATTACCTTTTCTCATCTAGTTTTTAAGTAGAATTGACGTCTGCTGTTTATTAGAATGTCCTTAATTGATTTCTTGTTTTCTTTGATCCGGATTTTAGGTATGAATTGGCAGAAGACTGTGCAGATGATGACGATGCAAAGTTAGCAATCTCTAAGCTAAGGAAGGGTGTTTTGGAGGCGCTGAAATTGCATAATTCTTTTGTACAGGTATGATGAAAGGATCCATCATTTCTTTTCCTTAGCGCATGCTCAATTATTGGACAAGTTGAAGATGGATAAAGGATATTGAATTTCAATTTAACCATTGCTTGTAGAtatataaaatatcattttaccGAGGTAAAGCGGGATTTACTTGGAAAAGATTGGCGTCTATAAGATGCTACCTCGGGGGTCCAATTTGCATGTGATATCATATTCAGTAGAAGTTTAATCCTAAGTTTTCTTCTATACCAAGTAAATCTTGATAATGTTGGATTTTGATGAGGTTTGGACTTTGGAGTTTGATATGGTAAGTCCAGTAAATTATAACTAGGAGAAATCTTATATCGAGATTTGAGGAAATAATCAGAGCTTAGATAGTACTATCTGCCGTGTTATGATGTTTACAATCCATATGCATATCGGTATCTCCTTGGTCCTTAATTCTTGTCTGTGAGGGTCTCCACTTTATCTGAAATTCGGAGTTCTGCAGGAGTGGGGTTTGGACTTTGTTAAAGAATGCCCTGTCAATTCTGCAACTTTAAAGTACACAGAATTTGTACTGGCAACAGCTTCGGGGAAGGTTGAAGGACTGAAAGCTCCAGGAAAACTTGACACTCCATTTGAGAAAACAAAAATTGCAGCTTATACTCTGGGGGCTATGACACCTTGCATGAGGCTGTATGCCTTTCTTGGTAAAGAATTGGAGGCAGTTCTAGACCCCAATGAGCATGACCACCCATACAAAAAGTGGATAGGAAATTATTCTTCCGAGGGTTTTCAGGTATGGCATTGATTGGAGTCTTTGTTTCTAATGGTCAGCTGGGTTCTCAGAGGAGAATATCATTAAATAAATGGCCTTTTAAGTCCCATGGCTCAACTATTGATTCTTTGAATTTAGGCGACAACTCTGCAAACAGAAGACTTGCTGGATAAACTTAGTGTCTCTTTGACAGGCGAGGAACTAAACATCATTGAGAAGCTTTATCACCAAGCAATGAAACTTGAAATAGAATTCTTCTATGCTCAAACGCTTACTCAGCCCACTGTTATTCCTCTGACTAAGGAGCATGACCCTGCTGGAAATCGTCTCATGATATTTTCCGATTTTGATCTTACTTGCACAGTTGTTGATTCATCTGCCATTTTGGCCGAGATAGCAATAGTGACCGCTCCTAAATCTGATCAGAACCAACCCGAAGGTCAAATTACTAGGATGTCTTCTTCTGAGTTGAGGAACACATGGGGTGAACTTTCCCAACAATACACAGAAGAGTACGAACAATGCATAGAAAGCATGTTGCCATCCGACAAAGGTATTTTATTATACTGCAATACCACCTTAAAGCTTTTACTCTACGTTTAATCTTCAAACAGACTTTGCTGGATTACATTTCAGTTAGTTCCTTTTATgttgatatttttatttcacgTGGTTTTACAGAGGAGTTCAACTATGAAACTCTGCATACAGCACTTGAGAAACTCTCAGATTTTGAGAAAAGGGCAAATTCTAGAGTGATCGAATCAGGGGTACTGAAGGGTCTAAACTTTGAAGACATTAAACGAGCCGGTGAACGATTGATTCTTCAAGATGGCTGCACTAATTTCCTTCAGAAAATTGTA
Above is a genomic segment from Gossypium arboreum isolate Shixiya-1 chromosome 8, ASM2569848v2, whole genome shotgun sequence containing:
- the LOC108469949 gene encoding bifunctional TH2 protein, mitochondrial-like, producing MAIPPKSVGAVIPTEDGLASRFWIKFRRESVLSLYSPFVVCLASGSLEIDTFRHCIAQDVHFLKAFAQAYELAEDCADDDDAKLAISKLRKGVLEALKLHNSFVQEWGLDFVKECPVNSATLKYTEFVLATASGKVEGLKAPGKLDTPFEKTKIAAYTLGAMTPCMRLYAFLGKELEAVLDPNEHDHPYKKWIGNYSSEGFQATTLQTEDLLDKLSVSLTGEELNIIEKLYHQAMKLEIEFFYAQTLTQPTVIPLTKEHDPAGNRLMIFSDFDLTCTVVDSSAILAEIAIVTAPKSDQNQPEGQITRMSSSELRNTWGELSQQYTEEYEQCIESMLPSDKEEFNYETLHTALEKLSDFEKRANSRVIESGVLKGLNFEDIKRAGERLILQDGCTNFLQKIVKDENLNANVHLLSYCWCGDLIRAAFSSARGLDVVNIHANELSFQESVSTGEIIMEVQSPIDKIEAFNKIIQGCSDDKRNLTVYIGDSVGDLLCLLKADIGIVIGSSSSLRTVGAHYGVSFVPLFPGLVKKQKEYGADGSCCIWKGQSGILYTASGWDDIHALFFGH